AACCTTCTCGGCTTCTCCTTCTACGATTATCTCGACACCGCTGCCGCCGACGTTTCTAACATATCCAGACACACCCGTTTCACGGGCTATTCTGTAGACAAACGGCCTGAAGCCAACTCCCTGAACAACCCCCGAAACCCACAGCCTAACCGCCTTCAAAACATCCACCGGCGGCTAACCCGCTCAACCAACACGCAGCCATATTTATGAGTGATAGTTTTAAGAGCCCCGGAGACATAATACATGTGGAGAGGCGGATGGATTTAAGGCGGCTGACAAAAACAATCTTCAGAGACAGCCTCCTAGCCTCACAACTCGCCAAACTCATCAACGATTATTGGAGGCTTCTCCGCTCAAACGGAGTCGAAGAGGTCAAGATAATGAATTTCTGCGGCACACACGAATACACTTCAACTCATTACGGTATCAGAAACATTCTGCCCCAGGGTGTTTCGCTTGTCGCGGGGCCGGGATGCCCTGTCTGCATCACCCCCTCCTATTATGTGGAGACGGCTGTGGAACTTGCCCTCGAAGGATTCACAGCATACACCTACGGCGACGCCTATAGGCTTCCCGCCGTGAGAGAGGTCAAAGGATGCAGAAGCCTCTCTGATGCGAGAATGGCCGGAGCTGATGTCAGAGTTGTATACAGTTTTCTCGACGCGGTCAGGGATGCGGCGAGCCATGGCAAGCCAGCGGTTTTTCTGGCGGTGGGGTTTGAGACAACCTGCCCAGCCTACGCATCAGCCATCGCCTCCGAAATGGTTCCCAGCAACCTCACACTCATATCTGCTGGAAGACTGACGCCGCCCGCGGCCCGATACGCGGTTGAAAGGGTTGGAACCGTGTCAGGAGTTATCGCGCCGGGTCATGTATCCACCATTACCGGCGCCGGTGTCTGGAGGTTTTTGCCCGAAGAATATGGTATACCCACGGTGGTGACGGGGTTTGAGCCGGTCGATGTTCTTATCGCGGTCGCGACCATACTTAAGCAATTGGCCGAGAACAAGCCGGGTCTTGTGGTCGAGTATTCCCGAACCGTTACGATGGATGGGAACCAGCGGGCTAAGAAATTTCTTTCACAAGTGTTTGATGTAGTGGACTCGGCTTGGCGAGGCATCGGATTCATCGAGAAAAGCGGATACTCTCTTAGGAAGCAATTTGAGCAATATGATGTTGTCAAGACGTTTGGGCTGAGAGAGCCGGGTAAGGATGACTGGAAGAACGATCTGATGCCCGGCTGCATATGTGGACAAGTGATTCTGGGCGCGGCTAAGCCGACCGACTGTCCTCTCTTCATGAAACGCTGTACACCCGGCACACCCTACGGCCCTTGCATGGTTTCGGCTGAGGGCGCTTGCTCCATCTGGGCTAGGTTGGGTGGACGAGAGAGGTTGGTTGAGGTGGTTTGATATGTGTCTCGGTGTCTATGGCAAGGTTTTGAAGGTGGAGGGGGATTTGGCCGTTGTGGATTTTAGCGGAGGATTGGTTAAGGAGGTGCTGGTAGGTGTTGAAGAGGTCAAGGCAGGGGACTATGTTGTTGTCCACGCAGGTGTAATCGTTTCACGGCTTAATGAAAACGAGTTCGCCGAAGTTTTCAACCATGTCTCAGAAGCGGTGCAGACCCTTGTCAGCAGCGGAGCCGACGTGGCTGACTACTGGCAGAACATAAAGACACGCCTCGCCGAACTGCTCACTCAAAAACCTACGTCAGAGGAGTGAAGAAGTTGAGCAAAATATCTCTCGCACATGGCTCCGGCGGAGTTGAGACACAGCGTCTCCTCGAACGCCTGTTCATAAACCGTCTCCCGGCGTGGATGAAGAAGGTGGAGAACGGGTTGGGGCTGGATTTTCCCGACGACGCCGCAGCCATCCCAGTTAAAGACGGATATCTTGTCTGCACAATAGACTCCTACACCGTCAGCCCCGTCTTCTTTCCCGGCGGAGACTTGGGCAAGCTAGCCGCGGCCGGAACAATAAACGACCTCCTCATGCTAGGAGCACGTCCGCTCGCTGTAATGGATGCTGTGGTAGTTGAGGAGGGAATGGCCATAGACGACCTGACGAGGCTTGTTGACTCGATGATTGCTGTTTTGAGGGATGAGGGTCTGTGTCTTATCGGAGGTGACGTGAAGGTGATGCCGAAGGGTCAGCTAGACGGCGTCCTGATAACGACGGCGGGCCTTGGTTTCGCCTCTAGGCTGATAGTTGACAACAACATCAAGCCAGGTGACAAGATAATGGCGACCGGGCCCCTTGGGGAGCATGGAGCCGCAATCCTCGCCGCTCAGCAAAAAATATTCTCACAACAGTTTAAAAGCGATGTCAAGCCTTTGACGAAAATTTTGCTCCCCATAATCGAAAGGTATGTTGAAGATATTCACGCGGCCAGAGACCCTACACGCGGTGGCGCCGCCATGGTTCTGAACGATTGGGCGAAAGGCTCCGACGTGTTGCTTGTGGTTTATGAGTCGGAGCTGCCGTTACGTGAGCCTGTGGTGAATCTTTGTGAGATGCTGGGCGTCGACCCATTAACTCTTGCGTCCGAGGGCTCCGCGCTGCTGGCTGTGTCACCCGAATCAGTGGAAGATGTTCTGAACATGCTGCATGATAACGGATGCGGCGAGGCACGGGTCATCGGTGAGGCGAGGGAAAAAACATCAAGCATCGGGCTGGTTGTGCTGAAGACTTTGGTCGGCGGAGCGCGGATACTCGAGCCGCCGAGCGGAG
The sequence above is drawn from the Candidatus Caldarchaeum subterraneum genome and encodes:
- a CDS encoding hydrogenase expression/formation protein HypE; amino-acid sequence: MSKISLAHGSGGVETQRLLERLFINRLPAWMKKVENGLGLDFPDDAAAIPVKDGYLVCTIDSYTVSPVFFPGGDLGKLAAAGTINDLLMLGARPLAVMDAVVVEEGMAIDDLTRLVDSMIAVLRDEGLCLIGGDVKVMPKGQLDGVLITTAGLGFASRLIVDNNIKPGDKIMATGPLGEHGAAILAAQQKIFSQQFKSDVKPLTKILLPIIERYVEDIHAARDPTRGGAAMVLNDWAKGSDVLLVVYESELPLREPVVNLCEMLGVDPLTLASEGSALLAVSPESVEDVLNMLHDNGCGEARVIGEAREKTSSIGLVVLKTLVGGARILEPPSGEIVPRIC
- a CDS encoding hydrogenase expression/formation protein HypD, giving the protein MDLRRLTKTIFRDSLLASQLAKLINDYWRLLRSNGVEEVKIMNFCGTHEYTSTHYGIRNILPQGVSLVAGPGCPVCITPSYYVETAVELALEGFTAYTYGDAYRLPAVREVKGCRSLSDARMAGADVRVVYSFLDAVRDAASHGKPAVFLAVGFETTCPAYASAIASEMVPSNLTLISAGRLTPPAARYAVERVGTVSGVIAPGHVSTITGAGVWRFLPEEYGIPTVVTGFEPVDVLIAVATILKQLAENKPGLVVEYSRTVTMDGNQRAKKFLSQVFDVVDSAWRGIGFIEKSGYSLRKQFEQYDVVKTFGLREPGKDDWKNDLMPGCICGQVILGAAKPTDCPLFMKRCTPGTPYGPCMVSAEGACSIWARLGGRERLVEVV
- a CDS encoding hydrogenase expression/formation protein HypC, with the translated sequence MCLGVYGKVLKVEGDLAVVDFSGGLVKEVLVGVEEVKAGDYVVVHAGVIVSRLNENEFAEVFNHVSEAVQTLVSSGADVADYWQNIKTRLAELLTQKPTSEE